Proteins found in one Pseudomonas marvdashtae genomic segment:
- a CDS encoding ion transporter, producing the protein MDNSNNWRERLYVIIFQTDTVAGRRFDSALLLIILASLVIVMLDSIDSVHKNYATLLAAIEWGFTFIFIVEYGLRLYCSPKPLRYAFSFYGLVDLLAIVPGILALYYSDAQYLLIVRIIRMLRIFRVLKLSPYLKQANYLLAALRGSKQKIIVFLVSVSTLVTVFGTLMYVIEGPEHGFTSIPKGIYWAIVTLTTVGFGDIVPKTPLGQVVSSLVMITGYSIIAVPTGIFTAELANAMRGDQLKHNCPVCSKNNHEHGAAFCSRCGNALFKKLE; encoded by the coding sequence ATGGACAACAGCAACAATTGGCGTGAACGCCTCTACGTGATCATTTTCCAGACCGACACCGTGGCCGGCCGGCGCTTCGACAGCGCGCTGCTGCTGATCATCCTCGCCAGCCTGGTGATCGTGATGCTCGACAGCATCGACAGCGTGCACAAGAACTACGCCACGCTGCTGGCCGCCATCGAATGGGGCTTCACCTTCATCTTCATCGTGGAGTACGGCTTGCGCCTGTACTGCTCGCCAAAGCCGCTGCGCTACGCGTTCAGTTTCTACGGGCTGGTGGATTTGCTGGCGATCGTGCCGGGCATCCTCGCGCTGTACTACAGCGACGCCCAATATCTGTTGATCGTGCGGATCATCCGCATGCTGCGGATTTTCCGGGTGCTCAAGCTCAGCCCGTACCTCAAGCAGGCCAACTACCTGTTGGCCGCGCTACGGGGCAGCAAGCAGAAAATCATCGTGTTCCTGGTCAGCGTATCGACCTTGGTCACGGTGTTCGGCACGCTGATGTATGTCATCGAAGGGCCCGAGCACGGCTTCACCAGCATTCCCAAGGGAATCTATTGGGCTATCGTGACATTGACCACGGTGGGCTTCGGCGACATCGTGCCGAAGACTCCGCTGGGCCAAGTGGTTTCCTCCTTGGTGATGATCACCGGTTACTCGATCATCGCCGTGCCCACGGGAATTTTCACCGCCGAGCTGGCCAACGCCATGCGCGGCGACCAGCTCAAGCACAACTGCCCGGTGTGCAGTAAAAACAACCATGAACATGGCGCCGCCTTCTGCTCCCGTTGTGGCAACGCGCTGTTCAAGAAATTGGAATAA
- a CDS encoding sulfate ABC transporter substrate-binding protein: protein MKKFFGATLLAAGLTFGSLAHAAPTLLNVSYDVMRDFYKDYNAAFQKHWQAEHNENITVQMSFGGSSKQARSVIDGLPADVITMNMATDINALADNGKLVPENWVTRLPDNSAPFTSATVFIVRKGNPKALKDWPDLLKDGVQVIVPNPKTSGNGRYTYLSAWGYVLKNGGDETKAKDFVGKLFKQAPVLDTGGRAATTTFMTNQIGDVLVTFENEAEMIAREFGRDQFEVVYPSVSAEAEPPVSVVDKVVEKKGSRAAAEAYLKYLWSPEGQEIAAANYLRPRDPAVLAKYTDRFPKVDFLSVEKTFGDWRTVQKTHFNDGGIFDQIYNGQ from the coding sequence GTGAAGAAATTCTTTGGCGCCACCCTTCTCGCCGCCGGCCTGACGTTCGGCAGCCTGGCTCACGCCGCCCCGACCCTGCTCAATGTTTCCTACGACGTGATGCGTGATTTCTACAAGGACTACAACGCTGCGTTCCAGAAACATTGGCAGGCCGAGCACAACGAGAACATCACCGTGCAGATGTCCTTCGGCGGTTCCAGCAAACAGGCGCGCTCGGTGATCGATGGATTGCCGGCGGATGTCATCACCATGAACATGGCCACCGACATCAATGCCCTGGCGGACAACGGCAAACTGGTCCCAGAGAACTGGGTCACCCGCCTGCCGGACAACAGCGCGCCGTTCACCTCGGCCACGGTGTTTATCGTGCGCAAGGGCAACCCGAAGGCACTGAAGGACTGGCCGGACCTGCTCAAGGACGGCGTGCAAGTGATCGTGCCCAACCCGAAAACCTCCGGCAATGGCCGCTACACCTATCTGTCGGCGTGGGGTTATGTGCTCAAGAATGGCGGCGACGAGACCAAGGCCAAGGACTTCGTCGGCAAGCTGTTCAAGCAAGCGCCCGTGCTGGACACCGGTGGACGCGCGGCCACGACGACCTTCATGACCAACCAGATCGGCGACGTGTTGGTGACCTTTGAAAACGAAGCGGAAATGATCGCCCGTGAATTTGGCCGCGACCAGTTCGAAGTGGTTTACCCAAGCGTGTCCGCCGAAGCCGAGCCACCGGTCAGTGTTGTGGATAAAGTCGTCGAGAAAAAAGGCTCCCGCGCCGCCGCCGAGGCTTACCTGAAATACTTGTGGTCGCCAGAAGGCCAGGAAATCGCTGCGGCCAATTACCTGCGCCCTCGGGACCCGGCGGTGTTGGCGAAATACACCGACCGCTTCCCGAAAGTCGACTTCCTCTCGGTGGAAAAAACCTTCGGCGACTGGCGTACCGTGCAGAAGACCCACTTCAATGACGGTGGGATTTTCGACCAGATCTATAACGGGCAGTGA
- a CDS encoding MFS transporter, which produces MSAHSPASPAPLTRGMVLLFAFCCGAIVANIYYAQPIIELIAPDVGLSSTMASLIVSLTQIGYALGLFFLVPLGDLLENRRLMILTTVVAIASLLGAAFTEQPNVFLLVSLLVGFSSVSVQVLIPLAAHLAPEESRGRVVGGIMGGLLLGILLARPVSSLVADHFGWRAMFMIAAALMAAISIVLAVTVPKRQPDHRASYGQLLGSLGTLLRQQPQLRQRAFYQACMFATFSLFWTAVPLELSRNHGLSQTEIALFALVGAIGAIAAPIAGRLADAGHTRIASLLAMLFAALSFLPAFIHPLYSVIGLAVTGVVLDFCVQMNMVLGQRTIYALDAKSRSRLNALYMTSIFVGGAFGSSIASAVYEHGGWLWVVIVGSAFPLLALLRFLSASQKSTLAPA; this is translated from the coding sequence ATGAGTGCTCATTCACCCGCCTCGCCCGCCCCCCTGACACGGGGCATGGTCCTGTTGTTCGCCTTCTGCTGCGGCGCCATTGTTGCCAACATCTACTACGCCCAGCCCATCATCGAACTGATTGCGCCGGACGTCGGCCTGTCCAGCACCATGGCCAGCCTGATCGTCTCGCTCACCCAGATCGGTTATGCCCTGGGGCTGTTTTTCCTGGTGCCGCTGGGCGACCTGTTGGAAAACCGCCGCCTGATGATCCTCACCACCGTGGTCGCGATTGCCAGCCTGTTGGGCGCGGCGTTCACCGAGCAACCGAACGTATTCCTGCTGGTTTCGTTGCTGGTGGGGTTCAGTTCGGTCTCGGTCCAGGTGCTGATTCCGCTTGCCGCGCACTTGGCGCCGGAAGAATCGCGCGGTCGCGTCGTGGGCGGGATCATGGGCGGGCTGTTGCTCGGGATCCTGTTGGCACGGCCGGTGTCCAGCCTCGTGGCGGATCATTTCGGTTGGCGGGCGATGTTCATGATCGCCGCAGCGCTGATGGCCGCGATCAGTATCGTCCTGGCGGTCACCGTGCCCAAGCGCCAGCCCGACCACCGCGCGTCCTACGGGCAACTGCTGGGCTCGCTCGGCACGCTGCTGCGCCAGCAACCGCAGTTGCGCCAGCGCGCTTTCTACCAGGCTTGCATGTTCGCCACGTTCAGCCTGTTCTGGACCGCCGTGCCCCTGGAGCTGTCGCGCAACCACGGCCTGTCCCAGACGGAGATCGCGCTGTTCGCCCTGGTGGGTGCCATCGGCGCCATCGCCGCGCCCATTGCTGGCCGCCTCGCCGATGCCGGACACACGCGCATCGCCTCGCTGCTGGCCATGCTGTTCGCCGCCCTGAGTTTCCTGCCTGCATTCATTCACCCGCTGTACAGCGTCATCGGCCTGGCAGTGACCGGTGTGGTGCTGGACTTCTGCGTGCAGATGAACATGGTCCTGGGCCAACGCACTATTTATGCCCTGGATGCGAAAAGTCGCAGCCGGCTGAACGCGCTGTACATGACCAGCATTTTTGTCGGCGGCGCGTTTGGCTCGTCGATCGCCAGTGCGGTCTACGAACATGGCGGCTGGCTGTGGGTGGTGATCGTCGGCAGTGCCTTCCCGTTGCTGGCATTGCTGCGCTTCTTGAGTGCTTCGCAGAAATCCACGCTGGCACCGGCCTGA
- a CDS encoding PLDc N-terminal domain-containing protein → MGSTFNGLIGLIILALDIWAIINVLKSGAGTGAKVLWVLLILLLPVLGLIIWAIAGPRGNVRI, encoded by the coding sequence ATGGGTTCCACTTTCAACGGCCTGATTGGCCTGATCATCCTGGCGCTCGATATCTGGGCCATCATCAATGTGCTCAAGAGCGGCGCGGGCACCGGGGCGAAGGTCCTGTGGGTGCTGCTGATCCTCCTGCTGCCGGTGTTGGGCCTGATTATCTGGGCGATTGCCGGGCCGCGTGGCAACGTGCGGATCTGA
- a CDS encoding ankyrin repeat domain-containing protein gives MSDTSRQMTPEEAAEFAEQVFNVARQGDAAMMAALLSKGLPPNLRNHKGDTLLMLAAYHGHVETVKVLLENQADPEIRNDNGQSPIAGAAFKGDLAVVSALVDGGAQVEGCSFDGRTALMMAAMFNRVEIVDYLISKGADPKAKDANGVSALDAAKTMGAVDTTAQLEKLLG, from the coding sequence ATGTCCGATACAAGCCGCCAGATGACCCCGGAAGAGGCTGCGGAATTTGCCGAGCAGGTGTTCAACGTCGCGCGCCAGGGCGATGCCGCGATGATGGCTGCGCTGCTGAGCAAAGGCCTGCCGCCGAACCTGCGTAACCACAAGGGCGACACCTTGCTGATGCTCGCCGCTTACCACGGGCATGTGGAAACCGTGAAAGTGTTGCTGGAAAACCAGGCCGATCCGGAAATTCGCAATGACAACGGCCAGAGTCCGATTGCCGGCGCGGCGTTCAAGGGCGACCTGGCGGTGGTCTCGGCCTTGGTAGATGGCGGCGCGCAAGTGGAAGGTTGCTCATTTGATGGCCGCACGGCCTTGATGATGGCGGCGATGTTCAACCGGGTGGAAATCGTCGATTACCTGATCAGCAAAGGCGCCGATCCCAAGGCCAAGGACGCCAACGGCGTCTCGGCACTGGATGCGGCCAAGACCATGGGCGCGGTGGATACCACGGCGCAGTTGGAGAAACTGTTGGGCTGA